A region from the Halomonas piscis genome encodes:
- a CDS encoding BCCT family transporter — MLERLQRLLGLQTIPGVFFTSAAIASLFVILAIPFDQAVADSFGVLTGWVARNLGWFYIVSVSALLVFLLGLAVSRYGVIRLGGDDSRPDYSNLTWFTMLFAAGIGTILMFWGVAEPISHFANPPFEGVSAGSKRAAGDAMTLALYHFGLHTWTIFAMPGLAIGYFAYRHNLPMRISSLFYPILGKRVYGPLGWAVDVIAVLGTLFGVATSLGLGTLQLNSGLSYLFGVPSTGWVQVVLIAVIASIAAMSVALGLDKGVRHLSQINIFLALLLILFVLIVGPTVFMAEGMVQAAGDYFDNLPWLSFWTQTFTESGWQRQWTLFYWAWTISWAPYVGIFIARISRGRTIREFVISVLFAPTAFTLVWFGVFGLSAIHVEINGQVALAEQVQQDPSVAIFAFLEAFPLANVASLLSIIIIVIFFTTSSDSASLVIDMLTRRDDQPSLVRQRIFWAAAQGVIAATLLLAGGLDALQNVITSLGLPFCLLLIFMAVSLFRAVRADYRGYSVNELVQGRAFPEVKATAVPKKENQDVS; from the coding sequence TTGCTGGAACGGTTACAACGCCTGCTTGGGCTTCAGACCATCCCCGGTGTCTTTTTTACATCTGCGGCAATAGCTTCGCTGTTTGTAATACTGGCTATTCCTTTCGACCAAGCTGTTGCTGACTCGTTCGGTGTTCTCACGGGGTGGGTCGCCAGGAACCTGGGCTGGTTCTACATAGTGTCGGTTTCCGCGCTACTGGTGTTTCTGCTCGGGCTGGCGGTCAGTCGTTATGGTGTTATCCGCCTGGGCGGTGATGATTCCCGGCCGGACTACTCCAACCTTACCTGGTTCACCATGCTGTTTGCCGCCGGCATAGGCACAATTCTTATGTTCTGGGGTGTGGCTGAGCCAATTTCACACTTTGCCAACCCGCCATTTGAAGGAGTTAGTGCTGGCAGTAAACGGGCGGCCGGTGATGCCATGACGTTAGCGCTTTATCATTTTGGCCTGCACACCTGGACCATATTTGCCATGCCCGGGCTGGCCATCGGTTATTTCGCCTACCGACACAATCTGCCTATGCGCATCAGCAGCCTGTTCTATCCGATTCTGGGTAAGCGGGTATACGGACCCCTGGGCTGGGCGGTAGATGTGATAGCCGTGCTGGGCACGCTGTTTGGTGTGGCCACTTCCCTTGGCCTTGGCACCTTGCAGCTTAATAGCGGGCTATCTTATCTGTTTGGTGTTCCTTCAACAGGGTGGGTACAGGTGGTACTGATTGCGGTGATCGCCAGTATCGCTGCCATGTCGGTGGCATTGGGGCTGGACAAAGGCGTGCGCCACCTGTCTCAGATCAATATTTTTCTCGCGCTGCTACTGATTCTTTTTGTACTGATTGTGGGCCCAACGGTGTTCATGGCCGAGGGAATGGTTCAGGCGGCGGGTGATTATTTTGACAACCTGCCCTGGCTTTCCTTCTGGACGCAGACATTCACCGAGTCTGGCTGGCAGCGCCAGTGGACCCTATTTTACTGGGCCTGGACCATTTCCTGGGCGCCCTATGTGGGTATTTTTATTGCCCGGATTTCCCGGGGCCGGACTATCCGAGAGTTTGTTATCAGTGTGCTGTTTGCACCGACCGCTTTCACTCTGGTTTGGTTTGGCGTGTTTGGACTTTCCGCCATTCACGTTGAAATAAACGGACAGGTGGCACTGGCAGAACAAGTGCAGCAGGACCCTTCGGTGGCGATTTTTGCGTTTCTTGAGGCGTTCCCGCTGGCGAATGTGGCGTCATTGCTCAGCATTATCATCATCGTCATTTTCTTCACGACGTCTTCTGACTCAGCGTCTCTGGTCATTGATATGCTGACCCGACGAGACGATCAGCCGTCGCTGGTGCGCCAGCGTATTTTTTGGGCAGCAGCTCAGGGCGTTATTGCGGCAACGCTACTTCTTGCTGGCGGACTGGATGCGTTACAGAACGTGATCACATCTCTTGGGCTACCGTTCTGCCTGTTGCTGATATTTATGGCGGTTTCGCTATTTCGGGCAGTGAGAGCCGATTATCGAGGATATTCCGTCAATGAACTCGTGCAGGGGCGTGCATTCCCGGAAGTGAAGGCGACTGCCGTACCGAAAAAGGAGAATCAAGATGTATCATAA